The genomic stretch GCCACTGCCGCTTACCTGTTCAAGCACGCCGGACATAGGGTCAACATCGATGGCCAGTACGTCGGCAAGCTCGAACGGGGGGAGCACCGATGGCCAACGGAGCACTACCGGACGGCGTTCCGCGCGGTGCTCGGCCGGGACACCGATGCCGCACTTGGGTTCTACATCATTCAGGGGCACGCCAACGACGCGGCGCAGGCCGAACCGGAGTCGTTCGGCGAGGCGGGTACGGGTTCGGTTGGGGACCGGTCCGGTTGCGCGCCGGGGTCGGGGCAGGCACCGGAGGATTGCGGGTGCGGGCTGACGGTGGTCCGGTGGACCGGGCGCGAGTCCCGGGTGTTGCGTGAGGCGTTGCGGATGAGTGTGCGGGCCTTCGCCGAACATCTCGGTGTGAACACCTCGACGGTCTCATGGTGGGAGAACAAGTCCACTACGGTGCCGCTGAGGCTGGCCACACAGGCGGTTCTTGATCGGGCGCTCACACTCGCCGACGCGGACGCGAAGACCCGGTTCGCGGTGCTGGCGGCCAGTCCTACGGACGGTCCGTCCGGCGCGGTGACCGGCAACGGGGGCGGCGTGGCGGGTAGGTCGGTCGTGACTGCGTTGCACCGCCCCGAAAAGGCGCGTGCCGCATCCTGAAACCTCAGCACAGCAACGGTTTGAGGTGGGAAAGGGGGCCGTCATGGTGGAAGCGCCGATTCCGAACCTGCACGGCACCCCGATG from Micromonospora craniellae encodes the following:
- a CDS encoding helix-turn-helix domain-containing protein translates to MSRQELAEATAAYLFKHAGHRVNIDGQYVGKLERGEHRWPTEHYRTAFRAVLGRDTDAALGFYIIQGHANDAAQAEPESFGEAGTGSVGDRSGCAPGSGQAPEDCGCGLTVVRWTGRESRVLREALRMSVRAFAEHLGVNTSTVSWWENKSTTVPLRLATQAVLDRALTLADADAKTRFAVLAASPTDGPSGAVTGNGGGVAGRSVVTALHRPEKARAAS